A window from uncultured Desulfobacter sp. encodes these proteins:
- a CDS encoding efflux RND transporter periplasmic adaptor subunit, translating into MKTKLSVVLLVLVSLVWTPACKESEQKTAKAIPPVSVSVYQTYAEDVPIYHTFVGQIYGAKDIAIRARVEGFLKGVHFKEGAPVKAGDLLYTIESQPFEAQVASMEGLLAEARTQLVKTKRDLDRYRPLAKMNAVSQSDLDGAVAAYDAAKAGVTAAQANVRAAQIQMGYTKVYSPIDGIIGKTKAKVGDFVGRDPNPVILNTVSNTNSVLAEFFLTESQYLGAARQIEAARQAGMDKEKNFDADIQLILADGSVYPHKGTPSFLDRQIDPATGAILVQVSFPNPNGLLRPGQFAKIKAMIDSVKDGVLVPQRCVTDLQGLKKVFVVGEDGAVKEQDVTLGPEVDNFVLIVKGLSGGESIVYEGLQKVADGTKVTAKPVKVERIAQEES; encoded by the coding sequence ATGAAAACGAAACTAAGCGTTGTGCTCCTGGTGCTCGTCTCGCTGGTTTGGACACCGGCCTGTAAGGAATCTGAACAAAAAACAGCCAAGGCCATTCCGCCTGTATCCGTCAGCGTGTATCAGACATACGCCGAGGATGTCCCCATTTATCATACCTTTGTGGGCCAGATTTACGGTGCCAAAGATATTGCCATACGGGCCCGGGTGGAAGGGTTCTTAAAAGGGGTTCACTTCAAGGAGGGGGCACCGGTGAAGGCAGGAGATCTGCTTTACACCATTGAAAGCCAGCCTTTTGAGGCCCAGGTTGCTTCCATGGAAGGCCTTCTTGCAGAGGCCCGGACCCAACTGGTCAAGACCAAACGGGATCTGGACCGATACCGGCCCCTGGCAAAGATGAATGCTGTATCCCAAAGTGATCTTGATGGCGCTGTGGCGGCCTATGATGCGGCAAAAGCCGGTGTGACGGCCGCCCAGGCCAATGTCCGGGCCGCCCAGATCCAGATGGGATATACCAAGGTCTATTCGCCAATTGACGGCATCATCGGAAAAACAAAGGCTAAAGTCGGGGACTTTGTGGGCCGTGATCCCAACCCAGTCATTTTAAATACCGTTTCCAACACCAATTCCGTTTTAGCCGAGTTTTTTCTCACAGAGTCCCAATATCTTGGGGCCGCCCGCCAGATTGAGGCGGCCAGGCAGGCGGGCATGGACAAAGAAAAAAACTTTGATGCCGATATTCAGTTAATTCTGGCCGATGGTTCTGTTTACCCCCACAAGGGAACGCCAAGTTTTTTGGACCGGCAGATTGATCCCGCCACCGGAGCCATTCTGGTGCAGGTTTCCTTTCCCAATCCCAACGGTCTGTTGCGTCCGGGCCAGTTCGCTAAAATCAAGGCCATGATTGACAGCGTTAAGGACGGGGTCCTGGTTCCCCAGCGTTGCGTCACCGATCTGCAGGGTCTTAAGAAGGTGTTTGTGGTGGGTGAAGACGGTGCCGTCAAGGAGCAGGATGTGACACTGGGACCGGAGGTGGATAATTTCGTTCTGATCGTAAAAGGTCTTTCCGGGGGTGAGTCCATCGTGTACGAAGGATTGCAGAAGGTGGCCGACGGGACAAAGGTGACGGCGAAACCGGTGAAGGTGGAGCGTATAGCACAGGAAGAAAGCTAA